The genomic stretch ACCTCATAACAGTTTTTTTCCTTTTTTCCCCTAGTGTTACGATCGTAAGGTTGAAAACCTGAGATATATTGATTAAGTAACCTAAAAAAAGATCGGAAAGAATACCTTATAGACTTTTAGTCAGGGTAATTGTCAAGATTAAGGTAACTATTGTTTAAAGATTAACCATAAAGGGATCAAGATTTGTGTTATATCTGGCAGAAGTAAAAAGTCAAAATAGAGGATTCGTTGGTGGCTTTAAAACAGAGCTAAAACTATTGGCTTCTCAAGGAACGGATCAAACGTGGAATGCAGTGGCAGGAGAAGAAATTGTCATTAGTGATACCATTGCAGATCAAACGGGGAAAGGAACTCTTTATATTCTCAATGTAGATAATAATAAACAAATACAGGGTTCTCCTGAATTGGCAGGAAATCGTGTTGTTAACTATCTCCGTCATCTTTCTCGCACTCTAGAAAAATCCAAAGAGCAAGAAACAGAAATTGAAGAATGGAAAACTTCCTTAAAAATACAAGGAGAGGAAATAGCGAGAAGACAAGCAGAGTTAGATCAAGTACAACAGCTATTACAACAGCAACAAGATGAATTCGCTCAGTTAGAAAAAGAAAAAGAAAATTTGAGTGGAGCATGGGAACAATTAAGAGAACAACAACGCTTAATTGCTCAAAATCAGGCTGTAAAAGTAGAAATGCAAAGTAAATTAAATTCTATTTTAGGAGATGTTGGTGATGCTTCTTTAGGGAGAAATAATCTACAACAGATTTCTTTTAGTGTTGATAATCAACAGAAGTTGTTGGATGATTATTGGCAAAGTGTGAACTCAATAAAAAGTTCTTTAGAACAAAAACAAGTAGAATTAACACAGAAAAAACAAAATATTGAACAACGCCGCCAAGAGGTACAGTCTTTACAAAATAACTTACAAAAAGCGATCATTGGTTTACAATCAGATCAAAGTTTGTTAAGGGAAAAAGAAACCTCTTTACGACAACTCAATACATATTTAGATGCGATCGCTAGATTAGACCAGGAAGTTTCTTTCTTGGCTGATGATGTCGATGATATGGATATAGATTTTCAAGGCTTAGAAAGTATGCCTTTAGGAAATTTAGAAGAAATAGTGAACAAGATACAACAAGAGACAGCAAAACTGGTTAATTTTGTCAACTTACAAGAAGAAGAATTGACTTTACAAGCCAATGAAGTAAAAGAAGTTCAAAGCAAACTGGATCAAGCTACAGACGTTGATAAATTTTCTTTAGAAACAGAATTAGCTGACGCACAAGAAGCAATGAAGTTGTTAAATGAGACTTTAGTAGGACAAAGAAGAACTTTAAAGAAACAACAAAAAATGCTTAATGAACATTTCAAAATTTTGAGTCGTCGTAAAGGAGTAATGGACGTGGACTTTGCCGAAACGGTTAATCTTAGACCAATGTTAGGAGAAATTGAAACTCAACGGAGTTTAATTCAACATAATAGGGATAAACTTGCTCAAGAAGTCAATGTTTTAAGACAAAGTACTACTCAAATTGAACAAAGTGTTTCCGTACAAAAACAACAGTATGACGAACAATTTAATCAATTTCAACAAGAGGAAGAAGGATATTTGCAATTGTATAAAGAAGTAGCTCAAATTGAATCTCAAATGAAGTTTTTAGAGCAGGGTTTACATCCCATTCAAGAACAATTAAACAATATTCGTAATAGTATGCAAGGGTTGGAACAATTTAACCAAAAATTTACCCATGTTATAGATGAATTGCGATCGATGTTTTAAATGGACTTGTTTGTAATTACTTTAGAATCGGAAATCCTATTTAATTCTCTTTGATATTTGTAGTTGGTATTTATTACATTACTAATATATCATTAGGGTCAGGAGAAGTTGTAAAAACAATATAAATAATTCCTGTACCTAAAAGAGTGATCGCCAAACTAAATAGAATTACCCATCGATCTGGTGGTTCATATGTATCTTCTTCAATATCACGACGGACAATAAAATATTGCATTGTAGAGAGTAAAACTGTAAGTAAGCCCACCACAGAAAAAACTAAACCCATTTTCCAACCAATACCGGGGCGGGGTAATTCGGGAGGATGAAAAGCACGAAGACGCAAGATTACCACCCCAAAGCCCATTAATCCTACAGAAGTGCGCATCCAAGCTAAGTAAGTTCGTTCGTTTGCTAAATGATCTCTGGTGCGAGAGGGGTTTAATTTTTTTGCAGTAGCTGAGGTTTCTTTTGTCGGCTTGGTAAACAACATGATATTTATATATTGTATTTAGTTCATCTAAAGAATTAGAAGAAAATTTCTCGCAAAGACGTAAAAAGGACTATTTTAGCCCTAAATTGTGGTATCAAGGGAGCAAATGCGTAAATCAAGACAAAGTTTTTTATAAGTCATTTTTGTCTATCTTTGAGTTTAGTCTTCTTCTGAAAGTCGATTTTGTTCGAGATTGATAGCCCATAAATAACTAACTATTAAGGCTAACGATGATAACCAGAGATTTTCTTGAACAATATAAACTCCTAAACCAATTAAAACACAAGGTACGAGGCTATTTCCATAACTCGTTAAAAGATCAGAAATGGCATTTATATTCGTTAATTTATAAGCAATTAAACACCATACTGCTACTAATACGAAAAAAGTTATTACCGTAATCAATAAATCTTGAACAGTAGTACTAGCGAATAAAGGTAGATAAACACTAATATTATCACTCCCATTGGCGATCGTTACTGCCGCTACCCCATAAACTTGAGGAGAAAGAAAACGAGTTAACCAGTTAGAATTATCATGATTTATCGACAAATTTTCTGTTTTATCAGAATCTGATTGTCCCATGTTATAAAGATAAATTATTCCTAAAATCACTGGGATAACTCCTAAACTTTTGAGGAAATGAGTTGGAAGGAAAAAAGTCCCAAAAAATCCCGGTAAACTAGCTAAAACTAACAAGATAAACCCTAAATATTGACCCATAATAATTTGCCGACGACGAAATAATACATTTACTTGAGCAAAAAATAAGGTCAAAATCATAATGTCATCAAGATTCGTAACAGTAAAAGTGGCGATCGCTTTAATAATAGCGGTAATAAAATCTGTCATAGTTATTCCTTCATTGAAGATCAATAAGTTTAATTCTTCTTTTCTTCACTGTAGAAGGGATAATCCATAAAAATCAAACGGTTTTTTTTGTTCAACCCATAAATAAAAATGATAATTA from Geminocystis sp. NIES-3709 encodes the following:
- the hmpF gene encoding pilus motility taxis protein HmpF produces the protein MLYLAEVKSQNRGFVGGFKTELKLLASQGTDQTWNAVAGEEIVISDTIADQTGKGTLYILNVDNNKQIQGSPELAGNRVVNYLRHLSRTLEKSKEQETEIEEWKTSLKIQGEEIARRQAELDQVQQLLQQQQDEFAQLEKEKENLSGAWEQLREQQRLIAQNQAVKVEMQSKLNSILGDVGDASLGRNNLQQISFSVDNQQKLLDDYWQSVNSIKSSLEQKQVELTQKKQNIEQRRQEVQSLQNNLQKAIIGLQSDQSLLREKETSLRQLNTYLDAIARLDQEVSFLADDVDDMDIDFQGLESMPLGNLEEIVNKIQQETAKLVNFVNLQEEELTLQANEVKEVQSKLDQATDVDKFSLETELADAQEAMKLLNETLVGQRRTLKKQQKMLNEHFKILSRRKGVMDVDFAETVNLRPMLGEIETQRSLIQHNRDKLAQEVNVLRQSTTQIEQSVSVQKQQYDEQFNQFQQEEEGYLQLYKEVAQIESQMKFLEQGLHPIQEQLNNIRNSMQGLEQFNQKFTHVIDELRSMF
- a CDS encoding YidH family protein, giving the protein MLFTKPTKETSATAKKLNPSRTRDHLANERTYLAWMRTSVGLMGFGVVILRLRAFHPPELPRPGIGWKMGLVFSVVGLLTVLLSTMQYFIVRRDIEEDTYEPPDRWVILFSLAITLLGTGIIYIVFTTSPDPNDILVM
- a CDS encoding cadmium resistance transporter yields the protein MTDFITAIIKAIATFTVTNLDDIMILTLFFAQVNVLFRRRQIIMGQYLGFILLVLASLPGFFGTFFLPTHFLKSLGVIPVILGIIYLYNMGQSDSDKTENLSINHDNSNWLTRFLSPQVYGVAAVTIANGSDNISVYLPLFASTTVQDLLITVITFFVLVAVWCLIAYKLTNINAISDLLTSYGNSLVPCVLIGLGVYIVQENLWLSSLALIVSYLWAINLEQNRLSEED